The genomic window GGGGTGCCCGCCTCGATCAGGCGGCGGCCCTGGGCCAGGTCGCGAGGGCGGCCCACGGCCAGCAGCGCGACCAGTCGGTTCTCGCGGAGCCAGCAGACCGACCAGGCGGCGCCGGTGGGGTCGCCGCGCCAGACCATGGTGTCGGCGGAGGGGTGGTGGCCGGCGTACTGGACGAAGCGGCCGAACTGCTCGGACCAGAAGTACGGAACGGGGTCGTAGGGCTCCGGGGTCTCGCCGACGATGTTCGCGGCGACCGAGCGGGGGCCCTGGAGGGCGTTGTCCCAGTGGTGGACGAGGAGGCGTCGGCCGTACCTGCCCGAGGGGAAGGAGGCGCAGTCGCCGACCGCGTAGACGTCGGGCGCGGAGGTGCGCAGGTGGTCGTCGGCGACCACCTCGCCATGTGCGCCCAGCTCGATGCCCGAGCCCTGCAGCCAGTCCGTGGCGGGGCGCGCGCCGATACCCACGACGACCGCGCCGGCCGACACCCGGGTGCCGTCGTCCAGGACGACCGTCCCGGGCTCGACGTGCTCCACGCGCGCGTGGGTGCGCAGGGTGGTCCCGCTGTCGGCGTACCAGGCGGACATCGGCGCGGCCACCTCGGCGGGCAGCGCGCCCGCGAGGGGGCGGTCGGCGGCCTCGACGACCGTCACCGCGCACCCGGCCTCCCGCGCGGCCGTGGCGAACTCCGCGCCGATCCAGCCCGCGCCCACGACCACGATGTCGTGCTGCTGGGCCAGCACGGGCCGCAGCCGCTCGGCGTCGTCCAGGGTGCGCAGCAGATGCACGCCGGGCACGCCCTCGGCGCCCGGCAGCCGGATCGGTTCCGCGCCGGTCGCGAGGACGAGGACGTCGTACGGGACGGGCCCGGCGGCCGTGTCGAGTTCGTGGTCGGCGGGGCGCAGGCCCAACACCTCGCGGCCCAGCCGCAGTTCGATGCCGAGCGCCTCGAAGTCGACGTCGAAGGCGGAGCCCTCGGCCTTGCCGAGCAGCACGGCCTTGGACAGCGGCGGCCGGTCGTACGGCTGGTGCGGCTCGGCGCCGATCAGCGTCACGTCGCCGGTGAAGCCCTGTTCGCGCAGGGCGACCGCGGTCTGCACGCCGGCCATGCCCGCGCCCACGACGACCACGCGCCGCGCCGCCGACCCGCCCCTTTGCTGCGTCTGCTCGCTCACCCGATCACCATAGACAACTGACAATCAGTCAGTCAGCCGGTGGGGCGACGGCCGCCCTCCGTGAGTCGGCCCGCCGCCTCGTCGACCTGCTCCACCACGCTCGTCCCGCTGCCCGGCTGCGACTCCCACTCCCAGGTCTCCTCCAGCCGGACCCTCCCGTCGGGCAGTTCGACCACCAGGGACACGCAGTGGCCGGACGCGGTGGTCCCGTCGGTCTTCAACTGCACGTACCGGAAGTCCAGGCGGTCACCCGCGCGCGTGCCCACGAGATGACCCCGTACGACGTCGCCGCCCGCGTACTCGGCCCAGATCTCGCCGTCCTTCTCGTGATACGCGAACCGGGTGCGGGTGCCCACCTGACCTGGGGCTTGGTCCGCGACGGGGGCGAGGACGAGACCGTCGAGCGAGCGTGGCACGAGCGGAGGCTCCCTTACTGGGACGAGCGGCGAGGGCTAGGGTGGGCCACCGTAGAGCACTCGCGGGAGCCCGGACGCACCGGGCTGAGAGGGAGGCTGGCGGCCTCCGACCGTACGAACCTGATCCGGGTCATGCCGGCGAAGGGAGGGGCTGGACGCCCATGTCGCGTACGCACACATCAGACGTCCTCGTCGTCGGGGGCGGAATCATCGGGCTGGTCACGGCGTGGCGGGCCGCGCAGCGCGGGTTCGCCACAGCCGTGGTCGATCCCGATCCCGGCGGCGGGGCCGCGCAGGTCGCGGCCGGGATGCTCGCCGCGGTCACCGAGCTGCACTACGGCGAGCAGACGCTGCTGGGGCTCAACGTGGAGTCCGCGCGCCGCTACCCGGACTTCGCGGCCGAGCTGACGGAGGCGACAGGCCTCGACCTCGGCTACCGCCGCTCGGGCACGCTCGCGGTCGCGCTCGACGCCGACGACCGCGCCCATCTCCGGGAACTGCACGCTCTGCAGCGCCGGTCGGGCCTGGCGTCGGAGTGGCTGAACGGGCGCGACTGCCGCCGGCTGGAGCCGATGCTCGCGCCGGGCGTGCGCGGCGGACTGCGCGTCGACGGGGACCACCAGATCGACCCGAGAAGGCTCTCCAGGGCCCTCGTCGCGGCCTGCGAGCACGCCGGGGTGGTGTTCCACCGGACCTGGGCCGAGGAGCTGTCGGTGGTCCGACAGCGGGCCGCCGGGGTCCGGACCGGCGACAGTGACCAGGTGACGGCCGGACAGGTCGTCCTCGCCGCGGGCAGCCTCAGCGCGCGGCTCGCCGGGGTCCCGGACGAGGTGCTGCCGCCGGTGCGGCCGGTGAAGGGGCAGGTGCTGCGGCTGACCGTGCCGAAGCGGTACGCGCCCTTCCTCAGCCGGACCGTGCGGGCCGTGGTCCGCGGCAGCCACGTCTACCTGGTGCCGCGCGAGAACGGCGAACTCGTCGTCGGCGCGACCAGCGAGGAGCTGGGCTGGGACACGACGGTGACCGCGGGCGGGGTCTACGAGCTGCTGCGCGACGCCCATGAACTCGTCCCCGGGATCACCGAACTCCCGCTCACCGAGACCCGCGCGGGCCTGCGCCCCGCCTCCCCCGACAACGCTCCGCTGCTCGGCCCCACCGAACTCGACGGCCTGCTCCTCGCGACGGGCCACTACCGCAACGGGGTGCTCCTCACCCCGGTGACCGGCGACGTCATGGCGCACGTCCTGACCAGCGGTGAACTACCCGAGGAGGCCCGCGACTTCACGCCGTTGCGGTTCCGCGCCGGCGCGGCCCGCGAACTCATGGAGCAGCCCGCATGAGCGCCACCGGGACACTGAGCGTCCTCGTCAACGGGGAGCGGCGGCAGATCGCCCCCGGCACCGCCCTCGACACGGTCGTGCGGACGCTCACCGCGTCCCCCTCCGGTGTCGCCGCCGCGCTCAACGAAACCGTCGTCCCGCGCGCGCGGTGGACGTCCACCGCCCTCTCCGAGGGGGACCGCGTCGAGGTCCTCACCGCCGTCCAAGGAGGCTGATCCCATGGCAGACGACCCCTTCGTCCTCGGCGGTACGACGTACTCGTCCCGCCTGATCATGGGCACGGGCGGCGCGCCCAGCCTCGACGTCCTGGAGCGCGCGCTGGTGGCCTCCGGTACGGAGCTGACGACGGTCGCGATGCGCCGCGTGAACGCGTCCGTGCACGGCTCGGTCCTGTCCGTGCTCGACAAGCTGGGCATCCGGGTGCTGCCCAACACGGCCGGGTGCTTCACGGCGGGCGAGGCCGTGCTGACCGCCCGCCTGGCGCGCGAGGCGCTCGGCACCTCCCTGGTCAAGCTGGAGGTCATCGCCGACGAGCGCACACTGCTGCCCGACCCGATCGAGTTGCTCGACGCCGCCGAGACCCTCGTCGACGACGGCTTCACCGTGCTGCCGTACACGAACGACGACCCCGTCCTCGCGCGGAAGCTGGAGGACGTGGGCTGTGCCGCGATCATGCCGCTCGGGTCGCCGATCGGCTCCGGGCTCGGGATCCGCAACCCGCACAACTTCCAGCTGATCGTGGAGCACGCGCGCGTCCCGGTGATCCTCGACGCGGGTGCCGGTACGGCGTCGGACGTCGCGCTCGCGATGGAACTGGGCTGCGCCGGTGTGATGCTCGCCTCCGCCGTGACCCGCGCCCAGGAGCCGGTCCTCATGGCCGAGGCCATGCGCCACGCGGTGGAGGCGGGACGACTGGCGCACCGTGCGGGCCGGATCCCCCGGCGCCACTTCGCGGAGGCGTCGTCACCGGCCGAGGGGCTGGCCCGGCTGGATCCGGAGCGGCCGGCGTTCTGAGGCGGATCTCACCCCACCCCACCATCACTCGAACAGCCGAACGAGTTCGGCCGAACACCTGCCTGTCACAGTCCTCCGATCTCGGTCACAGCTGTGCTGCAGTACGTCTCGGTCGCCACGGAACTCATCGGCGTGTCAGCGGCGGCTCGTACACTCACCTGCGTGGACACGACCCTTCAGGACCCGCTTGTCGGCCAGGTGCTCGACGGCCGGTATCGAGTCGAGGCGCGGATCGCGGTCGGCGGGATGGCCACGGTCTACAGGACCGTGGACACCCGCCTGGACCGTGTGCTCGCGCTCAAGGTGATGCATCCGACGCTGGCCGCGGACCGGACGTTCGTCGAGCGGTTCATCCGTGAGGCCAAGTCGGTGGCGCGGCTGTCGCACCCGAACGTCGTGGGGGTCTACGACCAGGGCACCGACGGGTCGTACGTCTACCTCGCGATGGAGTACGTCGCCGGCTGCACCCTCCGTGACGTGCTGCGCGAGCGCGGGGCGCTGCAGCCCCGGGCGGCGCTGGACATCCTGGAGCCGGTGCTCGCCGCGCTCGGCGCCGCGCACCGCGCCGGCTTCGTGCACCGGGACATGAAGCCCGAGAACGTGCTGATAGGGGACGACGGCCGGGTCAAGGTCGCCGACTTCGGGCTGGTACGGGCCGTGGACACCGTCACCAGCACCACCGGCACCGTCCTCGGCACCGTGTCCTACCTCGCCCCGGAGCAGCTGGAGCACGGCACGACCGACACCCGCGTCGACGTGTACGCGTGCGGCGTGATGCTCTACGAGATGCTCACCGGCGGCAAGCCGCACGCCGGGGACTCCCCCGCGCAGGTGCTGTACCACGCGCTCCACGACGACGTGCCGCCGCCGTCGGCCGCGGTGCCGGGGCTGCCGTACGAGCTGGACGCGCTGGTCGCCTCGGCGACCGCCCGCAATCCGGAGCTGCGGCCCTACGACGCGGTCGCGCTGCTCGCGCAGACACTGGAGGCGCGGGCCGGGCTGAGCGGCGAGCAGCTGGACGCGGTGCCTCCGCGGGCGATAGCCGGCGGCCACGACAACGCGGAGGACCGGACGAGCGTGATCCCGCGCTCGCTGTCCGTGTCGCGGTCGGCGTCGCTGGACCCGGACCAACAGCTGAACCGTACGAGCCGGTTCGAGTCGCCTCCGCCGCCGTCCCGGCGCGCCAGGAACGCCCCGGCGCCCCGGCGCGGGTTGCTGGCGATCGTCGTGGCCGTGCTGCTCGTGCTCGGTGTGGGCGGGGGCGTCTGGTACATCAACTCGGGCCAGTTCACCCAGGTCCCGGCGGTGCTGCAGCAGAGCCAGGCGGAGGCGGAGAAGCGGCTGGCGGCCGCCGGACTGGATGCCGACGTCAGGCGCGCGTTCAGCGACACCGTCAAGCGCGGCAAGGTGATCAGCACCGACCCGGCGCCCGGGGAGCGGATCCGGGACAACGACACCGTGACGGTGACGATCTCCAAGGGCCCCCAGACCGTGCAGGTGCCCGACCTGAAGGGCTACCGGCTGGACCTCGCGAAGACCCGGCTGAAGAACGACGGGCTCGAACCGGGCCTGGTCACGCGGGAGTTCAGTGACGAGGTCATCAGGGGTCAGGTGATCAGCACCGAGCCGGGCTCGGGCACCGAGGTCTCCTCGGGCTCGGCCGTCAGGCTCGTGGTCAGCCGGGGCGCCCCGGTGGAGGTGCCCGAGCTGTCCGGTGCCTCGGTCGAGGACGCCACCGCCGAGCTGGAGGCGGCGGGCCTCAAGGTGAAGATCGCCTCGGAGCAGGTCAACTCCGAGTTCGACAAGGGGCTCGTGGCCGAGCTGTCGCCGGTCGCGGGCAAGCAGGTCGGCACGGGCGACACCGTCACCCTCACGATCTCCAAGGGACCCGTGATGGTCGAGGTCCCGGACGTCGTCGGCGACAGCGTCGACGAGGCGACCCAGAAGCTCAAGGCCGTCGGCTTCGAGGTCGATGAGGACCGGGGGCTGCTCGGACTCTTCGGCGACGAGGTCAAGGGCCAGTCGGTGGACGGCGGCGACACGGCGGCCGAGGGGTCGACGATCACGATCGAGATCGGCTGACCGAAGCCGGCCGTTCCCGACCGGTCGGCCGGGGCCGAGCGTGGGGACCGGCCGCGGGAGGTCGGCCGGGCGGGAGTCGTGAGAGGCGGGGGCGTCCGGGCGGCAGCCGTCGAAGCCGCCGGTCGGGCGCCCCGGGCCGCATGACACCCTTGTCCGGTGAGCACTCAGCAGTCCCCCAGCCTCTCCGGCCCGTCCCGCAACCCCGTCGGCGGACATGTCCCCGTCGCCGGTGGTCTGAACTCCGTCGGGCTGACGTACGCCCGTGATCTGAAGGCCGAGACGGTGCAGGTCTTCGTCGCCAATCCGCGTGGCTGGGCGACGCCCGTCGGGAATCCGCGGCAGGACGAGGAGTTCCGGGAGGCCTGTGCGGCCGAGTCGATCCCCGCGTATGTGCACGCGCCGTACCTGATCAACTTCGGGTCGCACACCGAGGCGACGGTCGAGAAGTCCGTGGAGTCGCTGCGGCACTCGCTGCGCCGGGGGCGGGAGATCGGCGCCCTGGGGGTGGTCGTGCACACGGGGAGCGCGACCGGCGGGCGGGACCGGTCGGTGGCGCTGAAGCAGGTGCGCGAGTATCTGCTGCCGCTGCTGGACGAGCTGACCCATGACG from Streptomyces sp. DSM 40750 includes these protein-coding regions:
- a CDS encoding NAD(P)/FAD-dependent oxidoreductase, giving the protein MSEQTQQRGGSAARRVVVVGAGMAGVQTAVALREQGFTGDVTLIGAEPHQPYDRPPLSKAVLLGKAEGSAFDVDFEALGIELRLGREVLGLRPADHELDTAAGPVPYDVLVLATGAEPIRLPGAEGVPGVHLLRTLDDAERLRPVLAQQHDIVVVGAGWIGAEFATAAREAGCAVTVVEAADRPLAGALPAEVAAPMSAWYADSGTTLRTHARVEHVEPGTVVLDDGTRVSAGAVVVGIGARPATDWLQGSGIELGAHGEVVADDHLRTSAPDVYAVGDCASFPSGRYGRRLLVHHWDNALQGPRSVAANIVGETPEPYDPVPYFWSEQFGRFVQYAGHHPSADTMVWRGDPTGAAWSVCWLRENRLVALLAVGRPRDLAQGRRLIEAGTPMNAELLEDPARPLKAATA
- the thiO gene encoding glycine oxidase ThiO, translated to MSRTHTSDVLVVGGGIIGLVTAWRAAQRGFATAVVDPDPGGGAAQVAAGMLAAVTELHYGEQTLLGLNVESARRYPDFAAELTEATGLDLGYRRSGTLAVALDADDRAHLRELHALQRRSGLASEWLNGRDCRRLEPMLAPGVRGGLRVDGDHQIDPRRLSRALVAACEHAGVVFHRTWAEELSVVRQRAAGVRTGDSDQVTAGQVVLAAGSLSARLAGVPDEVLPPVRPVKGQVLRLTVPKRYAPFLSRTVRAVVRGSHVYLVPRENGELVVGATSEELGWDTTVTAGGVYELLRDAHELVPGITELPLTETRAGLRPASPDNAPLLGPTELDGLLLATGHYRNGVLLTPVTGDVMAHVLTSGELPEEARDFTPLRFRAGAARELMEQPA
- the thiS gene encoding sulfur carrier protein ThiS: MSVLVNGERRQIAPGTALDTVVRTLTASPSGVAAALNETVVPRARWTSTALSEGDRVEVLTAVQGG
- a CDS encoding thiazole synthase translates to MADDPFVLGGTTYSSRLIMGTGGAPSLDVLERALVASGTELTTVAMRRVNASVHGSVLSVLDKLGIRVLPNTAGCFTAGEAVLTARLAREALGTSLVKLEVIADERTLLPDPIELLDAAETLVDDGFTVLPYTNDDPVLARKLEDVGCAAIMPLGSPIGSGLGIRNPHNFQLIVEHARVPVILDAGAGTASDVALAMELGCAGVMLASAVTRAQEPVLMAEAMRHAVEAGRLAHRAGRIPRRHFAEASSPAEGLARLDPERPAF
- the pknB gene encoding Stk1 family PASTA domain-containing Ser/Thr kinase, whose product is MDTTLQDPLVGQVLDGRYRVEARIAVGGMATVYRTVDTRLDRVLALKVMHPTLAADRTFVERFIREAKSVARLSHPNVVGVYDQGTDGSYVYLAMEYVAGCTLRDVLRERGALQPRAALDILEPVLAALGAAHRAGFVHRDMKPENVLIGDDGRVKVADFGLVRAVDTVTSTTGTVLGTVSYLAPEQLEHGTTDTRVDVYACGVMLYEMLTGGKPHAGDSPAQVLYHALHDDVPPPSAAVPGLPYELDALVASATARNPELRPYDAVALLAQTLEARAGLSGEQLDAVPPRAIAGGHDNAEDRTSVIPRSLSVSRSASLDPDQQLNRTSRFESPPPPSRRARNAPAPRRGLLAIVVAVLLVLGVGGGVWYINSGQFTQVPAVLQQSQAEAEKRLAAAGLDADVRRAFSDTVKRGKVISTDPAPGERIRDNDTVTVTISKGPQTVQVPDLKGYRLDLAKTRLKNDGLEPGLVTREFSDEVIRGQVISTEPGSGTEVSSGSAVRLVVSRGAPVEVPELSGASVEDATAELEAAGLKVKIASEQVNSEFDKGLVAELSPVAGKQVGTGDTVTLTISKGPVMVEVPDVVGDSVDEATQKLKAVGFEVDEDRGLLGLFGDEVKGQSVDGGDTAAEGSTITIEIG
- a CDS encoding deoxyribonuclease IV, encoding MSTQQSPSLSGPSRNPVGGHVPVAGGLNSVGLTYARDLKAETVQVFVANPRGWATPVGNPRQDEEFREACAAESIPAYVHAPYLINFGSHTEATVEKSVESLRHSLRRGREIGALGVVVHTGSATGGRDRSVALKQVREYLLPLLDELTHDDDPFLLLESTAGQGASLCSRTWDFGPYFEALDAHPKLGVCLDTCHIFAAGHDLTGPSGMHQTLDLLVDTVGEGRLKLIHANDSKDVVGAHKDRHENIGSGHIGEDPFRALMTHPATEGVPLIIETPGGKEGHAADVERLKKLRDG